The Candidatus Latescibacterota bacterium sequence GTCGGTCACTCGATGGGGGGGCCGGTCGTTGCCGGAGCGTCAATGAAGCTCGGAGACAAAGTGATCGGAATCGTTGGCGTGGATACGTACCAGAACCTCGGCACAAAATATACAGATGCTCAGACAGAGCGATTTCTACAGGGATTTAAATCCGATTTTTCTTCCAGAACAAAGATGATGGTCTCTTCGATGTTCGCTCCTGAATCCGATCCGGACTTTGTAGCAAAAATAATTACCGACATGTCCTCTGCCTCTCCTGAAGTGGGTATCGGAGCCCTGGAAAGCACACTCGCCTATGATCCGAAAGAATCACTCCAGGGTCTGAAGGCACCCGTCATCGCAATCAACTCTGACAAGTACCCCACAAATATCGAGGCGGGAAAAGCCCGTATCCTGTCATTCGACGTGAAGATCATAAAGGGTTGCGGACACTTCCTCATGCTGGAAGTACCCGAGAAATTCAATTCTGCATTGAGGGAAGCCATCGAGGAACTGACTTCAAAAGAATGAGAACCAGGGCCTCGCTGCAACTCTTATTCAGAGTCTGCAAGGGGCCCCATACCAGCCTGCTCACTTGGCCGGAAGTGTGTCTACGAATCTCTTCGCCTTCTCGAGCCACTCCTCGAGCGCCTGGTCGTCCTCGTATCCGTCACGGTCGACCATCACCCACCCCTTCATCGGGCGCCCGGTAACGTTGAACGGCCTTGTATCGGATCCGTCCAGGGCTGCTGCAGCCTCGATCTCTCCCAACCTCAGAATAAGAAAATCCTTATAGACACCACATACCATATTGCCATTGGACATATGACAGACTCCGCCAAACATCTTTCTACTGCTCATGGCATCCCACCGAGCGGATTTTTCCCTGATCCTGATATCAAGCTCTTCATCATACGCCATCAGCTTCGCCTCTTCCCCAGTCCGAGTACGCGCCAGAGTACAAAACCGGTCAGAATAGAGATTACACCGAACGACGATCCGCCGACGAGGGCGGCTGTCTTTTCACTTTCTCCAAGACTGGTCCCTATAAACGCGATCGTAAACCCGGCAAGAAGGATCCATCCCGCAACCATGACCCATTTCCACGCGGACATCTTGATCCCGTGTTCGATAGTCCAGGCCTTGAATCCCGAGAGTACGACGCAGAAAAGTATCCCTTCGATAAACCAGAATACTCCACTGGTAAAATAACTCATTTCTTTTTCCCCTCCTGAAAATCAATAAAGTCCCCCGTTCTGAGCCACCAGGGAGGATCCCTGTACGACTCATTGCTTCCACCCATCGAAGGCATGAAATACTCCTTCGCGTCGGGTGCGGGGTAAAGCTTCTTCTGCATGCCTGTAAGCATTCTGTGCGAGAGTCCTGTCGGATCGGCCGATGTCACCTTCAGTGCGGACCTGTGCAACCAGTTCGATTTTCTCGAATAGGGACAGACCGCCACGCAAAGCCTGCATCCGATGTTTCCAAGATTTGAATACCAGAAATTGTGACATTTTGAAACATCTATTCTGTACCGCCTGT is a genomic window containing:
- a CDS encoding alpha/beta hydrolase: MNRILHVSRIVSGIIILNVMTACLALPASAFPDIATTRSVDGLEITYEFHGKGSPALVFVHGWCCDRSYWREQIDSFAKTHLVVAIDLGGHGSSAKGRERWTLDLFAEDVKAVVEKLGLDNVILVGHSMGGPVVAGASMKLGDKVIGIVGVDTYQNLGTKYTDAQTERFLQGFKSDFSSRTKMMVSSMFAPESDPDFVAKIITDMSSASPEVGIGALESTLAYDPKESLQGLKAPVIAINSDKYPTNIEAGKARILSFDVKIIKGCGHFLMLEVPEKFNSALREAIEELTSKE
- a CDS encoding TfoX/Sxy family protein — its product is MAYDEELDIRIREKSARWDAMSSRKMFGGVCHMSNGNMVCGVYKDFLILRLGEIEAAAALDGSDTRPFNVTGRPMKGWVMVDRDGYEDDQALEEWLEKAKRFVDTLPAK